The Cervus elaphus chromosome 22, mCerEla1.1, whole genome shotgun sequence genome has a window encoding:
- the LOC122680083 gene encoding apolipoprotein L3-like translates to MSSENFGHCSDIEIFLEEVIECLWDKLSREQLGLLLNELLKKLKTEDRLSREDADELHKYLKELKRALVEEDQERLTKEELDRRRFLIKFPQVKRQLEEFIGKFHKLADKVDKVHKGCTISNVMTHSTGAVSSILTIVGLALAPVTAGASVVLLATGIGLGAAAAVTGVSTSIIEHVKRSSAETEASRMMSSVVKKWKVLLEVLKSNPHIVETTEEITEIVQCIEMKICTLETGKDNSGSAASANNYMSAGRISVPAIEQIQAGFKATASTITKGARIMGLATAGVFLLVDVAFLVRESKHLHNGAKTVTAKSLRDQARDFEKKLEELTQIYESLQEAVI, encoded by the exons ATGAGCTCAGAAAACTTCGGACACTGCTCAG ATATTGAGATCTTTTTGGAGGAGGTCATTGAATGTCTCTGGGACAAACTCAGCAGAGAGCAACTAGGACTCCTACTGAATGAACTCCTGAAGAAACTTAAGACTGAGGACAGATTGTCCAG GGAAGACGCGGATGAACTACACAAATATCTGAAGGAATTGAAAAGAGCCTTGGTTGAGGAGGACCAGGAAAGACTCACCAAAGAGGAACTGGACAGGAGGAGGTTTCTGATTAAGTTTCCTCAGGTGAAACGGCAGCTGGAGGAGTTCATAGGCAAGTTCCATAAGCTCGCAGACAAGGTTGACAAGGTGCATAAGGGATGTACCATCTCCAACGTGATGACCCACAGCACCGGTGCTGTGTCTAGTATTCTGACCATTGTTGGCCTGGCTCTGGCACCCGTGACAGCGGGGGCCAGTGTGGTGCTCTTGGCCACAGGGATAGGGctgggagcagcagcagctgtgacCGGTGTGTCCACCAGTATCATCGAACATGTGAAGAGGTCATCAGCAGAAACCGAAGCCAGTCGTATGATGTCAAGTGTCGTCAAGAAATGGAAGGTTCTTCTAGAGGTACTCAAGAGCAACCCCCACATTGTTGAGACAACAGAGGAAATCACAGAAATTGTACAATGCATTGAAATGAAAATCTGTACCCTGGAGACAGGCAAAGACAACTCTGGCTCTGCAGCCAGTGCAAACAATTACATGAGTGCTGGGAGGATCTCAGTCCCAGCTATCGAGCAGATACAGGCAGGTTTCAAAGCCACAGCTTCAACAATAACCAAAGGAGCCCGGATCATGGGTTTGGCCACTGCAGGGGTCTTCCTTCTGGTGGATGTGGCCTTCCTGGTGAGGGAGTCAAAGCACTTGCACAATGGTGCCAAGACAGTAACAGCTAAAAGTCTGAGGGATCAGGCACGGGATTTTGAGAAGAAGTTGGAGGAGCTTACCCAGATCTATGAGAGTCTGCAGGAGGCCGTGATTTAG